The nucleotide window CGGCGAGCCGCCGGCGGTGGCCAGCTCGGCGGCGGTCATCGCGGCGGCCAGGCGGTTGGCCTCCTCGATCAGCGTCTGCACGATCAGCTCCTCCGGCACGGTCTTGACGACCTCGCCCTTGACGAAGATCTGCCCCTTGCCGTTGCCGGAGGCGACGCCCAGGTCGGCCTCGCGGGCCTCGCCCGGGCCGTTGACGACGCAGCCCATGACGGCCACCCGCAGCGGCACCTCCATGCCCTCGAGCCCGGCGGTGACGTCGTTGGCGAGCTTGTAGACGTCGACCTGGGCGCGGCCGCAGGACGGGCAGCTGACGATCTCCAGCCCGCGCTGGCGCAGGTTGAGGGACTCGAGGATCTGGTTGCCGACCTTGATCTCCTCCGCCGGCGGGGCGGAGAGGGAGACCCGGATGGTGTCGCCGATGCCCTGGGACAGCAGCGCGCCGAAGGCGACCGCGGACTTGATGGTGCCCTGGAAGGCGGGGCCGGCCTCGGTGACGCCCAGGTGCAGCGGGTAGTCGCACTGCTGGGCCAGCAGCTCGTAGGCGCGGACCATGACCACCGGGTCGTTGTGCTTGACCGAGATCTTGATGTCGCGGAAGTCGTGCTCCTCGAACAGCGAGGCCTCCCACAGTGCGGACTCGACCAGCGCCTCGGGGGTGGCCTTGCCGTACTTCTCCAGCAGACGCTTGTCCAGCGAGCCGGCGTTGACGCCGATCCGGATCGGGGTGCCGGCGTACTTGGCGGCCCGGGCGATCTCACCGACCTTGTCGTCGAACTTCTTGATGTTGCCCGGGTTCACCCGCACCGCGGCGCAGCCGGCGTCGATCGCGGCGAACACGTAGCGCGGCTGGAAGTGGATGTCGGCGATGACCGGGATCTGCGACTTCTTGGCGATGATCGGCAGCGCCTCGACGTCGTCGGTGTCGGGGACGGCGACCCGCACGATCTGGCAGCCGGACGCGGTCAGCTCGGCGATCTGCTGCAGCGTCGCGTTGATGTCGGCGGTCTTGGTGGTGGTCATCGACTGCACGCTCACCGGGAAGTCGCTGCCCACGCCGACACCGCCCACGTCGAGCTGGCGGGTCTTGCGACGGGGAGCGAGGACGGGAGGGGGCGCAGCCGGCATGCCGAGACTGACGGGGATCGCCATGCCCACCAGTATCTACCGCTCCGGCGACCAGGTGGTGGCGGCACCGCTGTGAGCTCCCCCGGCTCCCCTGCGGGCCCCCTCGCAGGGCCCCTCGGCGAGAGACGAGCGGTGGGAGCGCAGGGCAGGCCCCCTCGCAGGGCCCCACCGCGAGGGACGAGTGGTGGGGGGCGAGGGGGTCCTTCCTCAGCCCAGGGTGATCGGGTTGACGATGTCGGCGATGAGCAGCAGGCCCGACAGCACGATGAACAACCCGGCGATCACGTAGGCCACCGGCATCAGCCGGGCGATGTCGAAGGGCCCCGGGTCGGGGCGGCCGCGGCGCCGGGCGACGGTGGCGCGGGCCTTCTCGTAGAGGGCGCCGGCGACGTGGCCGCCGTCCAGCGGGTACATCGGCACCAGGTTGAACAGGAACAGCACCATGTTCACGCTGGCCAGCAGGCTCAGGAAGATGGAGAACTTCTGCAGCGCGCTGATCTGGGTGAGGGCGAAGTACTCCCCCGACAGCCGGCCGACGCCGACGACCCCGATGGGCCCGTTGGGGTCCCGCTCCTCCCCCAGGAAGGCCGCCCGGAACAGCTGGGGCACCCGCTCGGGGATCTGGACCAGCTTCTGCACCGACTGCGAGACGACCATGCCGAAGTACCCGGGCACCTCGCCGATCGACTGCCGGGCGAAACCCGGGGCCGGCGCGATGCCCACGTAGCCGGCGGTCGTCGTCTCCTCACCGGTGAGGTCGGTGTAGACGGTGTTGGCGATCGGGGTGACGGTGAGGTCGAGCCGCTGGCCGCTCCGGTCGACGGTGAGCGCGACCGGCTGGCCGGGATGGCTGCGGATGGCGTCCTGGACCGTCGTCCAGCTGTCGTAGGCCGTGGGGTCCAGCTGCTGGCCCTCGACGGCGACGATGGTGTCGCCGGGGCGCAGTCCGGCGGCGGCGGCGGGGCTCTGCGGCTGTCCCTGGCAGGCGGTCTCGGCGTCGGTGGCGGTGGTGCCGGCGGGCAGCACGCAGGCCGGCATCGAGTCGATCTGGGTGGTGATCACACTGGTGCCCAGGCCGACGAGGACGACGGTGAAGAACACCACGGCCAGCACCAGGTTGTGCGCCGGCCCCGCGGACATCACGATCACCCGCTGCCACCACGGCTTCTTGTAGAAGACGCGGTCGGCGTCGGTGGGCAGGACGTCGTTGAGCGCCTGCCCGCGCACCTCGGCGATGAAGCGGCGCATCCGGGTGGCGCGCTTGCTCTCGCCCTCCTCGGCCGGCGGGATCATGCCGACGATC belongs to Modestobacter sp. L9-4 and includes:
- the ispG gene encoding flavodoxin-dependent (E)-4-hydroxy-3-methylbut-2-enyl-diphosphate synthase; amino-acid sequence: MAIPVSLGMPAAPPPVLAPRRKTRQLDVGGVGVGSDFPVSVQSMTTTKTADINATLQQIAELTASGCQIVRVAVPDTDDVEALPIIAKKSQIPVIADIHFQPRYVFAAIDAGCAAVRVNPGNIKKFDDKVGEIARAAKYAGTPIRIGVNAGSLDKRLLEKYGKATPEALVESALWEASLFEEHDFRDIKISVKHNDPVVMVRAYELLAQQCDYPLHLGVTEAGPAFQGTIKSAVAFGALLSQGIGDTIRVSLSAPPAEEIKVGNQILESLNLRQRGLEIVSCPSCGRAQVDVYKLANDVTAGLEGMEVPLRVAVMGCVVNGPGEAREADLGVASGNGKGQIFVKGEVVKTVPEELIVQTLIEEANRLAAAMTAAELATAGGSPVVTVS
- a CDS encoding RIP metalloprotease, with translation MSGFLLTVLGIVAFAVGLLFSIGFHEFGHFYWARKFGMRVPQFFVGFGPTVFSRRFGETEFGIKGIPLGGFIRIVGMIPPAEEGESKRATRMRRFIAEVRGQALNDVLPTDADRVFYKKPWWQRVIVMSAGPAHNLVLAVVFFTVVLVGLGTSVITTQIDSMPACVLPAGTTATDAETACQGQPQSPAAAAGLRPGDTIVAVEGQQLDPTAYDSWTTVQDAIRSHPGQPVALTVDRSGQRLDLTVTPIANTVYTDLTGEETTTAGYVGIAPAPGFARQSIGEVPGYFGMVVSQSVQKLVQIPERVPQLFRAAFLGEERDPNGPIGVVGVGRLSGEYFALTQISALQKFSIFLSLLASVNMVLFLFNLVPMYPLDGGHVAGALYEKARATVARRRGRPDPGPFDIARLMPVAYVIAGLFIVLSGLLLIADIVNPITLG